GCGTTGCCCTCCCCGTCCACATCCATGCGCAGCGCCGCCGGCTCCTTCGGCAGCCCCGGCATGGTCATGACGGAACCCGTGAGGGCCACGATGAAGCCGGCCCCGGTCTTCGGGATGAGGTCCCGGACGTGCACGGTGAAGCCCTTCGGGGCGCCGAGCAGGCCGGCGTCGTCGGAGAAGGAGTACTGCGTCTTCGCCATGCACACGGGCAGCCCGGACCAGCCGTTCGCCTCGATCTCCCGGAGCCGGCGCAGGGCGGGCACGGAGAAATCGACGCCGTCCGCGCCGTAGATCTCCTGGACGATGATCCTGATCTTGTCCTCGACGGGCAGGTCGAGGGAGTAGAGGTGCGTGAACGCGACGGGGCGCTCGAGGGCCGCGAGGACCTTCGCGGCCAGGTCGTCGCCCCCGGGGCCACCTCCGCCCTGGCCCCAGACATCGGCGACGGCTGCATCGATGCCCTCTCCGGCGCACCACGCCAGCAGCCAGTCCAGCTCCTCCGGCGAGTCGGTGGCGAAGCGGTTGACCGCGACGACGGGCGAGGCCCCGAACTTCTCGATGTTCCGCACGTGGCGGAGCAGATTCGCGGTCCCCTCGCGGAGGGCATCGAGGTCCTCGCGTGCGAGGTCGGTCTTCGCGACACCCCCGTGCATCTTCAGGGCACGGATGGTGGCGACGAGGACGACGGCGTCCGGTGCGACGTCGGCCGCCCGCGCCTTGATGTCCATGAACTTCTCCGCGCCGAGGTCGGCACCGAAGCCCGCCTCCGTGACCACGATGTCCGCGAGGCGCCGGGCGGTCTGCGTGGCGATCACGGAGTTGCAGCCGTGGGCGATGTTCGCGAAGGGCCCGCCGTGTACGAGGGCGGGTGTCCCGGCGATGGTCTGCACGAGGTTGGGCTTGAGCGCATCCTTGAGCAGCAGTGCCAGTGCCCCCTCGACCTGCAGGTCCCGGACCGTCAGCGGCCTGCGGTCGAAGGTGTATCCGAAGGTGATGTCTCCCAGGCGTCGCTTCAGGTCCTCGAGGTCCGTGGCCAGGCAGAACACGGCCATGATCTCGGACGCCACGGTGATGTCGAAGCCGTCCTGGCGCGGTGTGCCCTGCGCGGGCCCGCCGAGGCCGATCACCACCTCACGGAGCGCCCGGTCGTTGACGTCCAGGACGCGCTTGAACGTGATCCGTCGGGGGTCGATGCCGAGTTCGTTGCCCTGGTGGATGTGGTTGTCGATCAGGGCGGCGAGGGCGTTGTTCGCCGACGTGATGGCGTGGAAGTCGCCGGTGAAGTGCAGGTTGATCTCGTCCATCGGCAGCACCTGCGAGTACCCACCGCCCGTCGCACCGCCCTTCATGCCCAGGACGGGCCCGAGGGACGGTTCGCGGAGCGCGATCATGACGCGCTGCCCCGCCCGGGCCAGGGAATCGGCGAGTCCCACCGTGCAGGTCGATTTTCCCTCGCCGGCCGGTGTGGGGCTCATGGCGCTGACGAGGACCACCTTGCCGGGTGTCCCGGCGCCGTCGGGCAGGAGGCGGGGATCGATCTTCGCCTTGAAGCGGCCGTGGAACTCGAGCGCCTCGCGAGGGATCCCCGCCGCATCGGCGATGTCCTCGATGGGCCGGATCGCGGCGGCGCGGGCAATCTCCAGGTCGCTCATGCGGCCAACCTATCAGCGGGCACCGTCATGCCGGCGCCAATCCGGCGCGGTCGAGGACGTAGTCGACGAGCGGTGCGTACAGTCCGGGGCAGACATTGTCGTCGAGCGGGACGGCCACCTCCACCTGGTCCTGCGCCTCGGAGACGAACAGTCCGGGGTCGTTGCAGTCGGCGAAACCGAGGGTGGGCAGCCCCGAGCTGGCGGCCTGGCCCGCCCATCCGTGATCGGCGACCACCAGGTCCGGCGCTGCGAGACCATGGTCGGCGAGGGTGTCGAGGCTCAGCCGCATGGGGTCCGGGA
This genomic interval from Arthrobacter agilis contains the following:
- a CDS encoding formate--tetrahydrofolate ligase → MSDLEIARAAAIRPIEDIADAAGIPREALEFHGRFKAKIDPRLLPDGAGTPGKVVLVSAMSPTPAGEGKSTCTVGLADSLARAGQRVMIALREPSLGPVLGMKGGATGGGYSQVLPMDEINLHFTGDFHAITSANNALAALIDNHIHQGNELGIDPRRITFKRVLDVNDRALREVVIGLGGPAQGTPRQDGFDITVASEIMAVFCLATDLEDLKRRLGDITFGYTFDRRPLTVRDLQVEGALALLLKDALKPNLVQTIAGTPALVHGGPFANIAHGCNSVIATQTARRLADIVVTEAGFGADLGAEKFMDIKARAADVAPDAVVLVATIRALKMHGGVAKTDLAREDLDALREGTANLLRHVRNIEKFGASPVVAVNRFATDSPEELDWLLAWCAGEGIDAAVADVWGQGGGGPGGDDLAAKVLAALERPVAFTHLYSLDLPVEDKIRIIVQEIYGADGVDFSVPALRRLREIEANGWSGLPVCMAKTQYSFSDDAGLLGAPKGFTVHVRDLIPKTGAGFIVALTGSVMTMPGLPKEPAALRMDVDGEGNAVGLS